A region of Streptomyces sp. R44 DNA encodes the following proteins:
- a CDS encoding DUF4350 domain-containing protein: MSRPAAGTSTAPTARQVWTRVRGAVLVLALVLIGGLALATVRSTDAHASLDPRSADPHGSLAVAELLRARGVTVTVATTLDEAIASTATGTTLLVTTPDLLTDSQQSTLHTAMENSTGRTVLIGAGRASLATLAPGVTSAPSTPVRERTPDCTLPAATRAGSVDLGGERYEPSPGTTASACYHADGLPTLLHLPADDTGRGPDTVLLGSPDILYNSRLDQRGNASLALQLLGSQPHLVWYLPSLSDASATADTPAGDTTGNFLSLIPSGWLWGTLQLALAALLAALWRGRRLGPLVTERLPVALRASEATEGRARLYRKANARDRAASVLRTATRSRLAPLLGVAVQDAHAPDRLLPALSARLPETTADPKDLLFGPAPADDATLIRLADQLDALEREVRTS, translated from the coding sequence ATGAGCCGCCCGGCCGCCGGCACCTCGACCGCCCCAACCGCCCGCCAGGTGTGGACCCGCGTCCGCGGCGCGGTCCTCGTCCTCGCCCTGGTCCTGATCGGCGGCCTCGCCCTCGCGACGGTCCGCTCCACCGACGCCCACGCCTCCCTCGACCCGCGCTCCGCCGACCCGCACGGCAGCCTGGCCGTCGCCGAGCTCCTCAGGGCCCGCGGCGTCACCGTCACCGTCGCCACCACCCTCGACGAAGCCATCGCCTCGACGGCCACCGGAACGACCCTCCTGGTCACCACCCCCGACCTGCTGACGGACAGCCAGCAGTCCACGCTCCACACGGCCATGGAGAACTCCACCGGCCGCACGGTCCTCATCGGCGCCGGCCGCGCCTCCCTCGCCACCCTCGCCCCGGGAGTCACCAGCGCCCCGAGCACCCCGGTACGGGAACGCACCCCCGACTGCACCCTGCCGGCCGCCACCCGCGCCGGCAGCGTCGACCTCGGCGGCGAACGCTACGAGCCCTCCCCCGGCACCACCGCCTCCGCCTGCTACCACGCGGACGGCCTGCCGACCCTGCTGCACCTCCCCGCCGACGACACCGGCAGGGGTCCCGACACGGTCCTCCTCGGCTCGCCCGACATCCTCTACAACTCCCGCCTCGACCAACGGGGCAACGCCTCGCTGGCCCTGCAACTCCTCGGCTCCCAGCCCCATCTCGTCTGGTACCTCCCCTCCCTCTCCGACGCCTCGGCCACCGCCGACACACCGGCCGGCGACACCACGGGCAACTTCCTCTCCCTGATCCCCTCAGGCTGGCTGTGGGGCACCCTCCAACTCGCCCTCGCGGCCCTGCTGGCCGCCCTCTGGCGCGGCCGCCGCCTCGGCCCCCTGGTCACCGAGCGCCTCCCCGTGGCCCTGCGCGCCTCGGAGGCCACCGAGGGCCGCGCCCGCCTCTACCGCAAGGCGAACGCCCGCGACCGCGCCGCCTCCGTCCTGCGCACCGCGACCCGCTCCCGGCTCGCCCCGCTGCTCGGCGTCGCCGTCCAGGACGCCCACGCCCCCGACCGTCTCCTCCCCGCACTCTCCGCCCGTCTCCCCGAGACCACCGCGGACCCCAAGGACCTCCTCTTCGGCCCGGCTCCCGCCGACGACGCCACCCTCATCCGCCTGGCGGACCAACTCGACGCCCTCGAAAGAGAGGTACGCACCTCATGA
- a CDS encoding AAA family ATPase gives MSAPTPEIATDSDSARASLEALRTEIAKAVVGQDPAVTGLVVALLCRGHVLLEGVPGVAKTLLVRSLAAALELDTKRVQFTPDLMPSDVTGSLVYDARTAEFSFQPGPVFTNLLLADEINRTPPKTQSSLLEAMEERQVTVDGTPRLLPEPFLVAATQNPVEYEGTYPLPEAQLDRFLLKLTVPLPSRADEIHVLTRHAEGFDPRDLKAAGVRPVAGPAELEAARAAVAKVSVSAEIAGYVVDICRATRESPSLTLGVSPRGATALLSTARAWAWLTGRDYVTPDDVKALALPTLRHRIHLRPEAEMEGVTPDSVINSILAHVPVPR, from the coding sequence ATGAGCGCCCCGACCCCCGAGATCGCCACGGACTCGGACAGCGCCCGCGCTTCCCTGGAGGCCCTGCGCACCGAGATCGCGAAGGCCGTGGTCGGCCAGGACCCCGCCGTCACCGGTCTCGTCGTCGCCCTGCTCTGCCGGGGACACGTCCTCCTCGAAGGCGTCCCCGGAGTCGCCAAGACCCTCCTGGTCCGCTCACTGGCCGCCGCACTCGAACTCGACACCAAGCGCGTCCAGTTCACCCCCGACCTGATGCCGAGCGACGTCACCGGCTCCCTGGTCTACGACGCCCGCACCGCCGAGTTCTCCTTCCAGCCCGGCCCGGTCTTCACCAACCTGCTGCTCGCCGACGAGATCAACCGCACGCCCCCGAAGACCCAGTCCTCCCTCCTGGAGGCGATGGAGGAGCGTCAGGTCACGGTCGACGGCACCCCGCGCCTCCTCCCGGAGCCGTTCCTGGTCGCCGCGACCCAGAACCCCGTCGAGTACGAGGGCACCTACCCCCTCCCCGAGGCCCAACTGGACCGCTTCCTCCTGAAGCTGACGGTCCCTCTGCCCTCACGCGCGGACGAGATCCACGTCCTCACCCGGCACGCCGAGGGCTTCGACCCCCGCGACCTGAAGGCCGCCGGAGTCCGCCCGGTCGCGGGCCCCGCCGAGCTCGAAGCGGCCCGCGCCGCCGTCGCCAAGGTCTCGGTCTCCGCCGAGATCGCCGGCTATGTCGTCGATATCTGCCGTGCCACGCGTGAATCCCCCTCACTCACACTCGGGGTCTCTCCCCGAGGCGCCACCGCCCTGCTCTCCACCGCCCGCGCCTGGGCCTGGCTCACCGGCCGGGACTACGTCACCCCGGACGATGTGAAGGCCCTCGCTCTCCCCACCCTGCGTCATCGCATCCACCTGCGGCCCGAGGCCGAGATGGAGGG
- a CDS encoding DUF4129 domain-containing protein has protein sequence MTVTGGTAAALARLRAEGDVPVDISRTPAREAAERELSDPKYHQNDPNLLQRGLDRFWEWLDDLFGTASGATPGGVLGLVVIVLLVAALAAAFWWRLGTPRRSPGTTGDSLFADGPRTARDHRTAAARHASAGRWNEAVQERMRAIVRSLEERTLLDPRPGRTADEAAAEAGRSLPSHADDLRLAARTFDDVTYGGRTADEPAYRRVEELDTALERTRPTLDTASTGTPA, from the coding sequence GTGACGGTCACGGGGGGAACGGCCGCGGCACTGGCACGGCTGCGCGCCGAAGGCGACGTACCGGTGGACATCTCCCGCACACCCGCCCGCGAGGCGGCGGAGCGGGAGCTGTCCGACCCGAAGTACCACCAGAACGACCCGAACCTCCTCCAGCGCGGCCTCGACCGCTTCTGGGAGTGGCTCGACGACCTCTTCGGCACCGCTTCGGGGGCCACCCCGGGCGGCGTCCTCGGCCTCGTCGTCATCGTCCTGCTCGTGGCCGCCCTCGCAGCCGCCTTCTGGTGGCGCCTCGGCACCCCGCGCCGGTCCCCCGGCACCACCGGCGACTCGCTCTTCGCCGACGGCCCCCGCACCGCCCGCGACCACCGCACGGCCGCCGCCCGGCACGCCTCCGCCGGCCGCTGGAACGAGGCCGTCCAGGAACGGATGCGCGCCATCGTCCGCTCCCTCGAAGAGCGCACCCTCCTCGACCCCCGCCCCGGCCGCACCGCCGACGAGGCCGCCGCCGAAGCCGGCCGCTCCCTCCCCTCCCACGCGGACGACCTGCGCCTCGCGGCCCGCACCTTCGACGACGTCACATACGGCGGCCGCACCGCCGACGAGCCCGCGTACCGCCGCGTCGAGGAACTGGACACCGCCCTGGAGCGGACCCGCCCCACCCTCGACACCGCCTCCACGGGGACCCCCGCATGA